DNA sequence from the Deinococcus humi genome:
AGGTGGCGCAGCGCCGTCTCGGACTGGATCGCGACGAACTCGGCGTAGTCCTCGACATCAAAGGTGGCCCGCGCGGTGTCAATCACGCGCCACACGATCACGGCGGCGATCTCAATGGGATTTCCCGACAGATCGTTGACCTTGAGCCGCTCGGAGTTGAAGTTGCGGATTCGCAGCGACACGTTTTTGCGAATCGTCAGCGGATTCGTCCAATACATGCCGTTGCGCCGCTCGGTGCCCACATAGCGCCCGAACAGGGTGAGCACCTTGGACTGATTGGGCTGCACGATGAAAAACCCGATCACCGTGAAAAAGAGCAGGAGGCTCAGCACCGCACCCAGAACAAATGGACCGGTCACCATCAACCACACCGCCACGGCCACCAGCACCAACCACAGCACGAAGATCGGCACGCCCGGCAACCCGAAGGCCACACGTTCCACACTCGCCACGCCGCTGCGCGTGGAAATTCCACCTTCGGGGCCGACCACTTCGGGAGCTTTCTGCAGTTCACTCATACCGTTTCCCTCCTCTCAGGGTGATATCACTGTGATACGAGACTGGAGGTTGAAAGTTCCCGGTCCATGACAGCAATGGACGCAGCGATCCTGCCAAATGCGAGGGGCACAGGCTCAAGCCCGCCCCACCGCAATCACGAAAGAGACGGGGCCAGCCAGCGCCCCGTCTCCCCTGTTCTCAGCTCCCGTGCCGTGTCTAGCGGCCAGTCTGTTGCAGCGTCCGCTTGAGCAGCGTGACTTTGACGTCCACGCTCTTCTTGTTGCGCCACACCCGCAGATTCACGGTCTGGCCGGGACGTTTGGCGGCCACCAGCCGGGTCACGTCGAAGGAATTGAGCACGCGCACCCCGTCCACCGCCACGATGATGTCGCCCAGGGGGGCGAGCAACTGATCGCTGCTGTTGCGCAGGCTGCCGCGCAGGCCCGCACGGGCAGCGGCGCTGCCGGCGGGCACGTCCATGACTAGGGCCCCTTCGGAGCTGGACAAGCCCGCAAGCTGGCGCAGAGCCGGGGGCAGGGTGGTCAGATCGATCAGGCTGGCGCCCAGCGTGCCGCGCTGGGGAACCCCGATCTTCTCCAGATCGTCCAGACTCTGCTTGACCAGATCGCCGGGAATGGCGATGCCGATCACGCCGGGCACCAGGTTGTTGGGCGCGGCGTTGGCATCGGCCACGCCCACCACCGCGCCGCGCGAATCGAGGATCGGTCCGCCGCTGTTGCCCTGCTGGATGCTGGCGGTGGTCATCAGGTACTCGCCGATCTCCCCGCCCAGATTGTCGTTGCGCGGCACGTTGTCTGCCGTCGCCATCACGCTGAAGATACCGGTGCTGACGAAGTTGGGAATCTTGAGGGGGGTGCCCATCGCGGTCAGCTTCTGCCCGGGAATCAGACGGGCGCTGCTGCCAAAGCTGAGGGTCTTGGGAGCCGTGACGCCAGTGACCCGCAGGATGGCGATGTCGATGCCAGGGTCGACGCCCTCGATCTTGGCCGAGACCTTCCTTCCGTTGTACAGCGTGACACTCAGCGAGTCCTGAAACTCGATGACATGGTAATTGGTGACAATCAGGTCTTTCTTGTAAAAAAAGCCAGTGCCAGTCTCGATAGGATCGTCGCCGGGCTGCAATTGATCGCGCTGCAGGCGGTTGTCGATGCGTACCACCGCTTGCAGCGCGTTCTGCGTGACCTCGACAGTATTGATCTCATCCGGCGTGACCAGGGCGCGCTGGGCACTGACCCGGCCCGTCAGGTAGGCGCCCGTCACGGCTGCACTCAGCAGCAGCGCGGCCCCCACAATGCGGCCAGCCTTCACCCCTCGCCGCCACCCTTGCTCTCGGTTTTGGGCGCGCTCTTGCTCTCGCCGCCGCTTCCGCCCCCAGTCTCCGATTTCTCGCGGGGGCGCGAGTCGTTGGCATAAAAGCCGCTGCCTTTAAAGGCAATGCTGGGGCGCGCCAGCACCCGTTTGACCGGCACGCCGGTTTCGGGATGAGCGGTGTAGGCATCGTCGCGCATGCTCTGGCGCAACTCGTAGATTTCTCCGGTATCGGTGTTTTTATAGAGGTAGGTGGGCATGGCAGGGTTCCTTGAAACGGGGAGTCGACATCGGGGCAACAGCTTGAATAGAGGGGACCAGGCCGCATGGTGCGTGGAGAAGCCTGTCCGGCGCACAGCCTAGCAAGGACAGCCTAGCAAGCGCAGCCGGGACAAACGGGAGGCTGTGTCACTCCAGGATCTCCCTGCAGAGCTGACCTCCCATCATCATCTGAGCATCTTGCTCATCAGAGGCACTCCGGGAATGTTATGATCTGTCGGCAACCTTCTCACATGCCGGGGAGTTTGCACAAACAGGGCAGCGCAAGGCCCATCCCAGGTGACAGACGATCCGTCCAGGGATGGGAAACGAGGTGGAGGTCAGCGAGCGTTCTGCGGATGCCTCCAGGTGTGGGCGACACCTACCCGCCGCGTCCCCTCTAGCAGAGGATGCGGGAAGTCCAGGCGATAACCCCCGTGGCAACGCGGACATAAGGCCGGACCCGACCCAGAAAAATCAGTACAGGCATCCCCGTCCTTTTCAACCGAGGAGGCGGGCAGGAGTCCTTATGTGTGGAATTGTGGGATATATCGGCGGTCGTCAGGCGCAGGACGTGCTCATCTCGGGCCTTTCCAAGCTGGAATACCGGGGCTACGACAGCGCGGGCGTGGCGATTGGTGACGGCGCATGCATCGCGGTCAAGAAGAAGGCAGGCAAGCTGGCCAACCTGGAAGCCGAGTTGGACGGCCGCCCCCTTAGCGGCACGCTGGGCATCGGGCACACGCGCTGGGCCACCCACGGGCTGCCCAACGACACCAACGCGCACCCGCACGCCACCGAGGACGGCCGGATCGTCATCATCCACAACGGCATCATCGAGAATTACCTGAAGCTCAAAGAGGACCTGATGTCGCGCGGCCACGAATTCAAGAGTGAAACCGATAGCGAGGTGCTGGCCCACCTGATCGAGGAGGCGTACAGCGGCGATCTGTATGAGGCCGTCCGCACAGCGCTGGGGCAAGTGCGCGGCGCTTACGGCATCGTGGTGACCCACGTCGATCACCGCGAGATCGTCGCGGCCCGCACGGTCAGCCCTCTGGTGATGGGCGTCGGTGACGGCGAGATGTTCCTGGCCTCCGACGTGCCCGCACTGCTGGCCTACACCCGGAAGATGGTCTTCCTGCATGACGGGGACATGGTGGTGCTGAACGACGACGGCTTCCGCGTCACCGATCTGGACGGCAACGAGCAGCACCGCACCGTGGAACACATCGACTGGGACGCCGAGGCTGCCGAGAAGGGCGGGTTTGATACTTACATGCTCAAGGAGATCTACGAGCAGCCCGTCGCCCTGACCAACACCCTGATCGGGCGCCTGCATGACGACACCGGCGAGGTCAATCTGGACATCAACCTCGATCCCAGCTCGTTCAAGCGCATCAGCATCATCGCCTGTGGCACCGCCTTCTACGCCGGGCTGGTGGGCGAGTACCTGATCGAGCAACTGGCGCGCATTCCAGTGGAAGTGGACGTGGCCTCCGAGTACCGGTACCGCGATCCACTAGTGTCCGAGCACACGCTGGCGATTGTGGTCAGCCAGTCGGGCGAGACCATCGATACCCTCGAAGCCCTGCGCGAGGCCAAGCGACACGGCGCGAAGACACTGGGAGTCATCAACGCCAAAGGCAGCAGCATGACCCGCGAGCTGGACGACACGCTGTCCATTCACGCCGGGCCGGAAATTGGGGTGGCCAGCACCAAGGCCTACACCTCAATGGTCAGCGCCTTCGTGATGTTAGCCCTGTGGCTGGGCCGGGCGCGCGGCACCCTCAGCGAGGCGCAGGGCACTGAGTTGCTGCACGCCGCCCGTGAGTTGCCCCGTCTGGTGGAGGAAGCGCTGGCCCCCGAGCGCGTGGAGGCCATTAAACAGGTGGCCGAGAAGTACCATCAGGCCCGCGACTACCTGTTCTTGGGGCGCGGTGTCAACAGCCCCACCGCCTACGAGGGTGCACTGAAACTCAAGGAAATCAGCTACATCCACGCCGAGGCCTACGCAGCCGGCGAGATGAAACACGGCCCGATTGCGCTGATCGATGCCAATCTTCCCGTCGCCGTGATCGCCACTGAGAGCCGTCTGCTGGAAAAGACCATCAGCAACGTGCAGGAAGTGCGGGCACGCGCCGGTAAGGTGATCCTGTTTCTGTCGGACGGCGACACCGAGAACGCCCGCCACGGCGACGACGTGATCTACGTGCCGCGCGCCCATGAGATGGTCAGCCCGGTGGTCAACGCCGTGGCGATGCAGCTGCTCGCCTACTTCACAGCCACCGCGCTGGGCAAGGATGTGGACAAGCCGAGGAACCTGGCAAAGAGCGTGACCGTGGAATAAGGCGGCAGCCCACGCAATCTGGAGGGGCAATGGAGCGCTGGGGGTGGTTTCGCGGAAGTGTGCGAAATCATTCTCTTCGCTTTGACATTCGGCTCCACCGCTTCCGATAGGCAAGTAAGCTTGCACACGAAGCGGATGTTCCTCATTTCAGTCGGTCAGCGCTGGGCGCTGGCGTAGCCACAGAGAGATTCATCAAATGCCATACACTGCCGCGTGAGTTCCCGCTCCCACACCTTCACACCGCCTCGCCAGGTGAGCTGGCTGATCGCGCTGATTCCCATCTTCCCGCCCCTCTATCTGGCGGCCTTTGGCGTCCTGGGTCAGCTCAGAACGCTGCCGCTGACTGCCCGCTATGTCCTCTTTTTCTTTGCCACCACCCAGCTGGTGGCCGCGCTGTTCACGCCCCGACCGCTGCTGTCACTGGGATTGGCCGCTGTCAGGACCCTTCTGATTCTGGCGATGATCGCGGCAGGGGTCTACCTACGCGAGAGCCGGAATTTGCGCCCCGTGCTCTGGGGACAGCTGGTGATCTTTGTGACGGCCTGGGGCTACACGCTCTCCACCCAAGGCTGGGCTGGGGTTCAGGACCGGCTGGGTCATCCGTACTACTACGTGGTCTCGCTGGGACTGGTGGCGGTGGTGGCTCTGTGGATCACGGTCTTCTGGCGCGGCGGGGGCTGGTGGCGCTGGCCCGCTGGAGGATTGGCCCTCCTTACCCTGCTGGCGGCGGGCAGCCGGGGCCCACTGCTGGCGCTGGGGGTGGGCAGTCTGGCCGCCGCACTGCTGGCCGGACGGAGAGGCGCGCGCCGCTGGATCCTGCTTCCGCTGGGCCTGTTGTTGGCCACTGTCCTGACTGTCAGTGCACTGCAACTACCTATTGCCCCTATCACCCGGCTGCTCAACGATCAGACCGGCGGGCGCAATTTCATCTGGGCTGATGCCTATGCAGCGTGGCAAACTTCACCGCTGGGCGGAGTCGGCGCCTTTCAAGGTGGACCATATCTGACTTATCTTTATAAGGACGGCTGTCAGCTCACTCCCACTCTGGAGGCCAATCAGGTAACGTGCCCGGCCTGGCTTGGCGAGCTCAGCAGCGCCTGGCTGATTGCTCATAACGCCTGGCTCCACTGGTTGATGGAAACGGGGGTAGTTGGGCTGGCTGGACTGCTTGCCATATATGGCTATGGATTAAGGGCGGTGACAAAAAGCCGCGACGCACTGCTCCTTGCGATCCTGTTTGGATATACAGCCATGAATGTGGTGGACGTGGTCATTGCCAGCCCCAGTCAGCATTTCTCAGAATTATGGTGGACTGTGCTGGGGATGGGCCTGGGCCACAGTCAGGACAGGGACCGGGGAGAAAATGGCTGACAACATCGCAGTTCCCCACTTTGAATCTGGCTTACATTTGACGAAAGTTGCAGAAGCGGGGTTTCGGGACGCAGAACCGTGGGGACGCTGGCTACTGGGACAGCAGGCTACAATCACGTTCGATTCACCGGAAGAGCAACGTGCTGAATTGAACATCAGCCTGTTTTTGCCCTACAAGTCTCAAGACTTCTCTTTAAATCTAAATGGAACAGCAATTTTTTCTACGGAACGCTCTCCAGAATCAGTAGGACGACAGAATGGCAAATTTGTCGTCACGCTTACTAAGGGACGCAATACCCTTGCAATCACCACCGATAAAAGCAATCTCGAGGGCACTGATCCGCCATTCGCCGAGAACGATCAATCAGATATTTCTGTTGCTATAGATGAGCTTGCATTAGCGGTATTTCAACAGCGCGATTCTCAAATCTATGGTCTGCGGCCAAGCACTCTTTTGGCCCCAAGATATACATCAGCGGGACAGCAGGGTTTGGAAATGTTGTTTGGGGGAGAAAGCGGACAGTTTATAAACTACAGCTTGCTTCGCCGCTTTAAACATCAGGCCTTTGATTTCTGCCTTGACGGGCAACGTATTTACACGCTGGATGCTGGATTGCCGGGCCACCTGCTGACTGGTCGCTTCCCCATTCCCAGTACGCCTCTTCCTTCCTCCGGCCTACATGTATTGCGTGTCAGCGCTCATACACCTGGGCAGCAGCGATCCGATATGCGTAGTCCGCCCATCTCAACCACCATCGAAGATAGTCCTGATGTGCGATTTTATGTACAAAAATTGCAGTTGCAGAGTAGCTCGGTTCTGTCTGGTGACCTGACGTTCCTTCCAAGCATTGTTCTGCTGACCGCGCTGCTCGTTGTTTTGCTTTGGAGACTGCTCTTCAAGCCTCGGCGCTAGTGAACGTAGCCTTGAGTGTTTCCCATCGCTGTGTGTTCAGACTCACGTCCTTTGGTAACGTCACCCTCGCCTCAGCGCGCGTGCCCTCCTGTACATCAGGACTGCGTCGCTGTGCCAGTTCGAAGACGCTCTTGCGACCAGTCACAATATGCAGCACTTCATCCTCGATGTCGGGCGCGTGAAGAACTGCCTGCGCGATCATTGGCGCAATGATGTCCACGTAGTCCTGCCCAGTGAAGACGTCGCTGTACGCCACCGGGTACTGGAACTCGCGCGGGCGAAAGCTGGTTCGGATGATCAGGTGCCTCTCAGCGGACCGGGCCGCTTCCTCGGCCACCAGCTTACTCAGAGCGTAGAAATTAACCACAGGGCCGGGTGTATCGTCCTCGCAGTAATTCCCAGTGTCGCCATTGAAAACGTAATCGGTACTGATCTGCACCAGTTTTGCGCCGATCGCGTTGGCCGCCTGCGCCATATTCCGCGTGCCCCTTACATTCACTGCCCAGCAGCGGTCACGGTCCCGTTCCGCGCCCCCCACATCGGTATACGCCGCCGCATGGACGATCACACTGGGGCGCTCGCGGCGCACCACCGCCTCGACAAGGGCTCTGTCGGTAATGTCCAGCTCGGATGAATTGGGAGCCACGACTTCGACCCCTTGCTCCGGCAGCAGGTCACACAGCTCGGTTCCCAGCCGGCCCCTGCCTCCCGTCAGCAGCACTTTCACCCCGTATCCTCGGCCCACAGCTCCGCCCCAAAGAAATCCCAGGGCAGGCGGCCCTCGTTAGGGTCGTCAATATTGAACTGCGCGTCCATGGTGTAAATCAACGTCGCGCCTGCGTCCCCGGCCCGATAGCCGTGTGCCACCCCGCTGGGAATGTGAACCATCATGGGCTGCTCACCGCTGAAGACCAGCTTGCGTTTCACATTCAGGGTGGTACTGTCTGCGCGGCAATCGACCAACCAGATGGTTAGCTGCCCCCCGAGGACACACCAGATCTCGTTCTGTTCCTGCTTTACATGGATGTGAAAGGCATTGATCCGCCCTGCGGCAGCCCACGACACACTGATCTGGCGCGGCACCAAGGGTGCGGGTAGACCCTGAATGCCCGCTTCATTCAGGCGCAGGTATTCCATGAAGGCGCCGTTCTCGCTGCGATTCTTTTTCAGGGCATGGGACCAGACACCGTCGATCTGCGGCGCGGCGGGGTAAGTTTCGAAAGTCAGAGCCTGAGCTGCCGATGCATCCAGTTTAATCTTGTGGTCTGAGGTCATGGGTGGCTCCGTTTTTCCTGGCTGATTTTCATCAGGTACTGGCCGTACCGGTTCTTGGCCAGTCGGCCGGCCTGCTCCAGCAGCATCTCTGTACTAATCCAGCCGCTACGCCAGGCAATCTCCTCGGGCGAGGCCACTTTGAGGCCCTGACGGTGCTCGATGGTCTGAATGAAGCTGCTAGCTTCCAACATACTGTCGTGCGTGCCCGTATCCAGCCAGGCAAAGCCCCGGCGCATCAGCTGCACATCCAGCAATCCCGAGTTCAGATACTGAATGTTGACATCTGTGATTTCCAGTTCTCCGCGGGGCGAGGGCCTGATCCCCCTAACAATCTCCACGATGTTCTGATCATAGAAGTACAGCCCTGTGACCGCAAAATCCGACTTGGGCTGAGCGGGTTTTTCCTCAATCGACACCGCCCGGCCGGTCTCGGAGAACTCCACCACGCCGTAGCGTTCGGGATCACTGACCTGATACGCGAACACCGTTGCTCCCTCGGTCTTCTGTCCTGCCGCCTCCATCAGGTCCGACAGGTCATTGCCGTAGAAGATATTGTCGCCCAGGATTAGGGCACTGTCATGACCGCGCACAAAGTCCTCGCCGATCAAGAACGCCTGGGCCAGCCCGCCGGGTTCCGGCTGCACCGCGTAGTCCAGTCTCAGTCCCCACTGCGAGCCATCGCCCAGCAACTGTTTGAAGCGTGGGGTGTCTTCAGGGGTACTGATGATCAGAATCTCGCGGATCCCGCCCAGCATTAGGGTGGTGAGCGGGTAATAGATCATTGGCTTGTCATAGATGGGCAGCAGTTGCTTGCTGACCGCCAGTGTCGCCGGATACAGCCGCGTGCCGCTACCACCCGCCAGGATGATGCCCCGACGGTTGGAACTGGAAACAGTCACTGGGCAGTTCCAGCCAGGCGCTCGGCATACTGCTTTTCGTAATACTCGCGGAACGCGCCACTGCGGATAGGCTCCCACCAGGCGCGGTGCTCGGCATACCACTTCGCCGCTTCGGCTACGGCCTCTTTGGGGTCATATTTCGGCTGCCAGCCCAGTGTCTTGAGTTTGTCCACGTTCATGCTGTAGCGCCGGTCATGGCCGGGCCGATCTGTGACATGCCGGATCAGATCATGCGACTTGCCCAGTGACGCGAGCACGATGTCAACCATTTCCAGATTGGTCATTTCGCGACCAGTGCCGACGTTGTAGACCTCCCCGATCTCGCCGCGCAGTAGAACGGTCTCAATGCCAGTGCAATGGTCATAGACGTGAGCGTAGTCGCGCATCTGCAACCCATCCCCGTAGATTGGAATGGCTTCGCCCAGAATGGCGTTGGTGGAAAACAGTGGCACGGCCTTTTCCGGATACTGATACGGACCAACATTGTTTGCCCCGCGCGTGATGGTCACCGGCAAGTTGTAGGTGATGGCGTAGGCCTGCACCAGCTGATCGGCGGCGGCCTTGCTGGCTGCGTAGGGACTGCGCGGTGCGAGTGCGTCGGCTTCTACGCTCTGATGATCGTCTCGGATGTGCCCGTAGACCTCATCGGTGCTGATGTGGTGCAGGCGGATGCCCAGTTCGCGGGCCACTTCCAGTAGAACGTGGGTGCCCCGCACATTGGTGTCCGTGAAGACCAGCGGTCCCAGGATGCTCTGGTCCACATGGGTCTCGGCGGCAAAGTTGACGATCAGGTCGATGCTTTGCTGTTGGCAGGTGCCCCGTACCAGCGCTTGATCGCCGATATCGCCCACTACCAGTTGCAGGCGGGCGTCATCCCACAGGTCCGCCAGATTCTCCTTGCGGCCCGCGTAGGTCAATTTGTCGTACACCACCACGCGGCTGTGGGGATGCTCCGTTAGCCAGTAGCGCACAAAGTTGCTGCCGATAAAGCCGCAGCCACCGGTAATAAGCAGGTTTTGAACAGGATGCTGGGTCATCTTTCTCCCATAATTAAGGCCATGACTGCGATTTCAGGATCATGACCGCTGGCTTTGGCCGATTCTGCCGCCTCGAGGATGGCCGCGAACTCGGCCCGGAAACGCTCGGGACGAAATTGATCAGCGTGCTGGCGGATCACCGATGCATCAAACAAATGTTGACGTTGTTCAAAGAGAACAATGGCCCGACTAAGGCTCTCGATGTTCTGCTGCCCGAAGAATATCCCTGTCCTGTCTGCCACTACTGTTTCCAGGTTGCCGCCCTTGCCGTACGCGATCACCGGTGCGCCCGCAGCCTGGGCCTCTACCGGTATGATTCCGAAATCCTCGTCGGCAGCGAAGACAAACGCGCGGCAGCGGCTCATCAGATCAGCTACGTTTTCATCGCTCTGGCGGCCCAGCAAATGCACGTTCGGCCCTGCCAGTGCCTTCACTTTTTCAAAATCCGGCCCATTTCCGATCACCACAAGAGGTTTGCCGAGTCGGGTGAAGGTCTCCACGATCAGGTCCAGTTTCTTGTACGGTACGAAACGGCTCATTGTGAGGTAAAACTCTTCGCGGGGCCGCGTATGGTCAAAACGGTCTACGTCCACCGGCGGGTAAAGTACCCTTGCTGGGCGGCGGTACGTGCGCCAGACGCGCCGCGCAACGTAGTGGCTGTTGGCAAGAAACACATCCACCCGGTTGGCTGTAGAGGAATCCCAGATGCGGATGTAGTGCAGCACAATTTTTGCCAGGGTCGCCTTGAGTCCACTGGTGAGATTGGCCTCACGTAGATATTGCTGGTATAGATCCCAGGCATAGCGGATTGGAGAATGGATATAGCTCACATGTAGTTGATCAGCTCCAATCAGCACACCTTTGGCAACTGCATAGCTGCTGGAAACGATGGTGTCGTACTCCGTCAGGTCGAACTGCTCAACCTGATAAGGCATCAAGGGCAAGTAAGTGCGGTAGTAGCTGACCCCACCGGGCCAATGCTGAATGGCGCTAGTGTGAACCTCCGCAGCTTCCAAGGGCGTACCCAGGAAATCTTCTGGCCTGTAGACCATGGTGTAAATCGGTGCTGGGCGAGTCGCCAACATTTCAATGAGGACTTTCTCCGCCCCGGCAAAGCCGCCAGACAGCCAGTCGTGGACAATCGCCACTTTTGAGTCAGATAGCGCGGCGCTTGATCTGTTGATGTAGTTCTCGTCGACTCGGTTCGGCTCGTCGTGATCCATAAATTCCTCGTTCCGGCTCAATAGAATCTAGTGTGCCTGTTCTAGCAACAATCGCTCAGTTTCAGTAGCGGTTCGATCCCAGCTAAAGAGCTTAGAACGTTCAAGGCCACGCGCACTTAGTTCCGCCCGCAACTGAGGCTGTTCTGTGATTTGTTGCATGGCTTGAAGCAATGAAACTTCCAAATATGGGTTGATTAGGAGCGCGGCGTCACCCACCACTTCTGGCAGAGAGGTCGTATTTGACGTGATAACGGGCGTGCCACAGGCCATCGCTTCAAGTGGTGGAAGGCCAAAACCTTCGTAAAGACTGGGATAAACAAGTGCCTCGGCGGCGGCATATAGGCTTGGCAACGCAGTGTCTTCAACGCGGCCCAACAACTGAACACCATCTGGCACACGGTCAAAGCCCTGTCCAGCGAAAACTTTACTCGCCGTCCCCACCACCAGCAGCCGAAGTTCCTCAGGACGATTCGGCCACGCTTCCCAAGCATGCAGCAGACGGCTCAAATTCTTGCGAGGTTCAAGAGAACTGACACTGAGCAGAAACCGTTCCGGCCAACCGTGCCTTACACGGGCCTGAATGATTTCCGACGCAGTAAGAGGTTTGAACTGAGTAGCGGCTGCCAGTGGGATAGCTGTTACTTTGGTGGGCGACAAGCTAAATTGTTTAATTAAGCGCTGTCTGGAATATTCAGATACTGTCAGAATGTGTTTGACTCGCCGTATGAGCGTTGGCAGCAGCAGGTGATAAGCTAATCTGAACTCTTTACTAAACCACTCTGGGTGATCAAATACAGCGATATCATGGATGGTTACAACTTGTTTACGGTATAGAATAGGCCCCATGTTAGAAGGACTCCACAGAAATCCTTTTAAGCTAGAAGGTAAAATCAGTTGTTCCCAAATATACCCCGATATTGCAGTCGAAAATACTTCCGATGGCTGCAATGTTGTGGCTTTGATATTCAGCCTTTCGGTTATTTCCAATGCGTAACGTTGTACTCCAGTGGTCATTTTTCTTGTAAAGCTTCTTCCGTTGATATATAGCATTATTCACCAGTATATTTTTGAACAGCTATGGGACTCTTCACACTCTTGGATGATATTATGAATATGACGGCAATCAAGCCAGGGATAGTGAGCACTATATTGAAGACCCCCATAGCCAAATATGAGCTAATAAACGCACAGCAGGCAATTGTGAGTGCATTTGTGGAATCATGCGATTTACGTAGAGTTGACACCCAAATACAGAATAGGATTGTGAGCATAATAATCAATCCTACTACTCCTATGTGTGTTACTACAGCTAGATAAGTATTATCTATTAGTGTTCCCTGACTCTGAGAAAATCTGTCATTCTGTATATAGCCACTTCCAAAAATAAGCTGGTCTAAACCACCTCTCCACAACTGGTTGAGGTAGTTTTCCCATTGGTCTAATCGGATATTTAAGTTTTGTGCATCAGATATGCCGCTTTGTGCCTTGAATAGTCGGCTGCTATTTGCTAATAAAAAAGATAAGGCACCATAAATTAGTGGAAGTGGGATTAGATATTTCCAGTTTTTTATAAACCCCATCAAAAGTATTGTAATTAAGGTACAAGACGCTCCAACATAAACGTTACGAGTTAGTGTCATTAGAATACCAATCACACTTAAGGAAAAGACTAATAGTGTCCACGGAGAGTGCTTCGTGAAAAGAAAACTAGCAAGGGAAAGAGCCATAATAAATATTAAGAACTGACCAAATTCAAAGGGGGAATTGAACAAACTGAAAGCCCTCACCCTCTGATCAAACTGCCAACTCCCGACGAAAAAAGCTTCGTTCGCAGATGCTGTTGGCAATAGCGGATTTCGCAGCCACCATTGAAAGAAGCCCAAAATAATTAGGGGTACAGCTAGAAAATATAGCATGCGAATTATGCTTCGATTAGGAATCATATTCTTCATTCCATAAGATAATGGTAAAATTAAATAGAAAAAATAATATGAATTGATACCGAATATTAAGTAATTGACTCCAAAATTTTCATAAATAGTGAGTCTTAAGATATCAAAGCCAAGATATGCAAGCAAAACAAAAATAGAAATTGAAACCCACCTAGGAACCCCGATACTGCCCCGT
Encoded proteins:
- a CDS encoding FmdB family zinc ribbon protein, whose translation is MPTYLYKNTDTGEIYELRQSMRDDAYTAHPETGVPVKRVLARPSIAFKGSGFYANDSRPREKSETGGGSGGESKSAPKTESKGGGEG
- a CDS encoding SDR family oxidoreductase; amino-acid sequence: MKVLLTGGRGRLGTELCDLLPEQGVEVVAPNSSELDITDRALVEAVVRRERPSVIVHAAAYTDVGGAERDRDRCWAVNVRGTRNMAQAANAIGAKLVQISTDYVFNGDTGNYCEDDTPGPVVNFYALSKLVAEEAARSAERHLIIRTSFRPREFQYPVAYSDVFTGQDYVDIIAPMIAQAVLHAPDIEDEVLHIVTGRKSVFELAQRRSPDVQEGTRAEARVTLPKDVSLNTQRWETLKATFTSAEA
- the glmS gene encoding glutamine--fructose-6-phosphate transaminase (isomerizing): MCGIVGYIGGRQAQDVLISGLSKLEYRGYDSAGVAIGDGACIAVKKKAGKLANLEAELDGRPLSGTLGIGHTRWATHGLPNDTNAHPHATEDGRIVIIHNGIIENYLKLKEDLMSRGHEFKSETDSEVLAHLIEEAYSGDLYEAVRTALGQVRGAYGIVVTHVDHREIVAARTVSPLVMGVGDGEMFLASDVPALLAYTRKMVFLHDGDMVVLNDDGFRVTDLDGNEQHRTVEHIDWDAEAAEKGGFDTYMLKEIYEQPVALTNTLIGRLHDDTGEVNLDINLDPSSFKRISIIACGTAFYAGLVGEYLIEQLARIPVEVDVASEYRYRDPLVSEHTLAIVVSQSGETIDTLEALREAKRHGAKTLGVINAKGSSMTRELDDTLSIHAGPEIGVASTKAYTSMVSAFVMLALWLGRARGTLSEAQGTELLHAARELPRLVEEALAPERVEAIKQVAEKYHQARDYLFLGRGVNSPTAYEGALKLKEISYIHAEAYAAGEMKHGPIALIDANLPVAVIATESRLLEKTISNVQEVRARAGKVILFLSDGDTENARHGDDVIYVPRAHEMVSPVVNAVAMQLLAYFTATALGKDVDKPRNLAKSVTVE
- a CDS encoding S1C family serine protease codes for the protein MKAGRIVGAALLLSAAVTGAYLTGRVSAQRALVTPDEINTVEVTQNALQAVVRIDNRLQRDQLQPGDDPIETGTGFFYKKDLIVTNYHVIEFQDSLSVTLYNGRKVSAKIEGVDPGIDIAILRVTGVTAPKTLSFGSSARLIPGQKLTAMGTPLKIPNFVSTGIFSVMATADNVPRNDNLGGEIGEYLMTTASIQQGNSGGPILDSRGAVVGVADANAAPNNLVPGVIGIAIPGDLVKQSLDDLEKIGVPQRGTLGASLIDLTTLPPALRQLAGLSSSEGALVMDVPAGSAAARAGLRGSLRNSSDQLLAPLGDIIVAVDGVRVLNSFDVTRLVAAKRPGQTVNLRVWRNKKSVDVKVTLLKRTLQQTGR
- a CDS encoding O-antigen ligase family protein; protein product: MSSRSHTFTPPRQVSWLIALIPIFPPLYLAAFGVLGQLRTLPLTARYVLFFFATTQLVAALFTPRPLLSLGLAAVRTLLILAMIAAGVYLRESRNLRPVLWGQLVIFVTAWGYTLSTQGWAGVQDRLGHPYYYVVSLGLVAVVALWITVFWRGGGWWRWPAGGLALLTLLAAGSRGPLLALGVGSLAAALLAGRRGARRWILLPLGLLLATVLTVSALQLPIAPITRLLNDQTGGRNFIWADAYAAWQTSPLGGVGAFQGGPYLTYLYKDGCQLTPTLEANQVTCPAWLGELSSAWLIAHNAWLHWLMETGVVGLAGLLAIYGYGLRAVTKSRDALLLAILFGYTAMNVVDVVIASPSQHFSELWWTVLGMGLGHSQDRDRGENG
- a CDS encoding dTDP-4-dehydrorhamnose 3,5-epimerase family protein encodes the protein MTSDHKIKLDASAAQALTFETYPAAPQIDGVWSHALKKNRSENGAFMEYLRLNEAGIQGLPAPLVPRQISVSWAAAGRINAFHIHVKQEQNEIWCVLGGQLTIWLVDCRADSTTLNVKRKLVFSGEQPMMVHIPSGVAHGYRAGDAGATLIYTMDAQFNIDDPNEGRLPWDFFGAELWAEDTG
- a CDS encoding SPFH domain-containing protein — encoded protein: MSELQKAPEVVGPEGGISTRSGVASVERVAFGLPGVPIFVLWLVLVAVAVWLMVTGPFVLGAVLSLLLFFTVIGFFIVQPNQSKVLTLFGRYVGTERRNGMYWTNPLTIRKNVSLRIRNFNSERLKVNDLSGNPIEIAAVIVWRVIDTARATFDVEDYAEFVAIQSETALRHLASQYPYDNYEESGKSLRGNADEVAEALGRELAARLRHAGVEVLEARLSHLAYSPEIAGAMLQRQQASAIIAARAQIVQGAVGMVQMALRELADQHIVELDEERKAQMVSNLLVVLTSERGTQPIVNAGSLY